In Aedes albopictus strain Foshan chromosome 3, AalbF5, whole genome shotgun sequence, the genomic window TTACTCAAATACTTTATCCACCATTTTCATCTTCCCTCACACAGGCTCAACGCCATGCCAAAGGATTTCTCCTGTCGTCAACGGCCCTGCTCGCCGCCTTCGACTGGGATCGGGAACGGATCGAGTACGAGGACGTAAAGGACTATTTTGACGATTTCAACTTTCTGGATCGGCTAAAGAAAGAAACCATCTTCTGTCCACGATGTCAGAAGCGGAAAGAAATCGACTGCCGGGTGGAGGGTATCCGGTACTGCTGCTGTCCGAAGAATGTCACCGATATGTTGTCCCGGGAGGATAACGAATTCACCGCATGGGAACCGTATATTGAGCAGAAGACCATGATCACCTGGAGGAAGGAGCTCAAAGCGGGACTGTATGCTTATAAAGGTGGGGAGTGGATAAAGTGACTGGATATTATGATAAAAATTGAATCTAATGCTTTTCCTTTTATATTGCAGTGTACGTCGAATATCCAGACATTACAGCGGAGGACTTCCTGCATGTACAAACCGACGTTGAGTATAGGAAAAAGTGGGACAACACCGCCGTCAGCTTGGAGGTCGTCGACGAAGACACTACCAAGGGATCCAACAGCAGCATAATCTACTGGGAGATGTTGTGGCCGGTTGGTATCATCTCTACTTTGAATATGAAATAAATTGTAATGTCATTCAAATTCTCAGAAACTATTTGCCAACCGCGATTACGTATACAACCGGCGATACTTTGTGGATCGCTCCCGCAAGGTTATAGTCATCGTCAACAAGAGCGTCCAGCATCCTAAGTGTCCGGAAAAACCGAGCAACCAAAGAGTCAACGAATACTGGAGTTATATGGTCATCAAGTCAACCAGTGGTACCTTTAGCAAACCGGGCCTATCGTTCATATTGACCTACTTCGATAATCCGGGCCTGTCAATTCCCAAGTACATCACCAACTGGGTGGCCAAGAAGCAGATGCCGGATTTTCTCGGGCAGCTGCATCAGGCGACCGTCAACTACGCTTCGGCGAAGAAGCAGAATGAAACGAGAATCGTAAGTTTATTTCCA contains:
- the LOC109424733 gene encoding stAR-related lipid transfer protein 7, mitochondrial-like, with the protein product MKLFSNALVLRKVNRYLRKNVRDQSPNILRLWATQCEFVFAQQLRRSQQILALYAKIWEERALRELLKRFRGQAQRHAKGFLLSSTALLAAFDWDRERIEYEDVKDYFDDFNFLDRLKKETIFCPRCQKRKEIDCRVEGIRYCCCPKNVTDMLSREDNEFTAWEPYIEQKTMITWRKELKAGLYAYKVYVEYPDITAEDFLHVQTDVEYRKKWDNTAVSLEVVDEDTTKGSNSSIIYWEMLWPKLFANRDYVYNRRYFVDRSRKVIVIVNKSVQHPKCPEKPSNQRVNEYWSYMVIKSTSGTFSKPGLSFILTYFDNPGLSIPKYITNWVAKKQMPDFLGQLHQATVNYASAKKQNETRIVEFWDKHRDPGYEYPPDSLPGFSNEDYLQARTEGEGSTSLQEANPKPVPHVTEPNSLRNHSEQLQSLNSVAKEQSPATSTASISSSVMPSSTSQQQQQQPPQQQSPDDCGSSQKTSWWGYLYSYLYFI